The genomic DNA TTCAAATAATGTTGCTTCAGGGTTACTCTCAAAGGCGTGAGGGCCTATGGTTGTTCAACGAATCGAATAACGAACTTTTGAATTAATTGAATCGAATTgttagaattttttattttttttacctgaattcgtattcgattaagaTTAGATTTATTTGATTCGAATTTAATGCCCAAATCGAAATTCGATTCAAATTTGAAactcgaattcgaataaattcctTTAATTCAAATTCACCTTCAATAATAAAGTATGttacttttattttcaaaactaCTACAACTAAACTATAAGGGCTTTTATAATTTGGCCCAAATTtaaaaggtttttttttcatgtgtgtttgtgtatatattcatgtatatataaatataaaaagtatataCGTATaatcatggttttaaaaaacgtttgaggcgtgcgcctcaaggcgcgcctcgaggcgaaacggccaaaaaacAAGTCCGAGGCGCGCCTCATGGTGTTTTTAATGTATATGTGCCTCAGCGGGGCTGAGGCTCTGAGGCTCTAAGAAAGCTGCGCCTCAGGGGATTTTGATAGttatttttgatgtttttgactttttgtgtcaatttcaagcatttcatgtcttttttaagtgtgtttttgatgaatctgatgatgaaattagttagtattattatttttataatatatataatttttatatttatttattaataccgcctcggccttacgcctcgtttcgcctcgaggcttacgcctcgtgaggcgaagggaaaacgcctcgaaactcgtttccgttcttttaaaccttgcGGATAATtgaattcgaatttcgaatcgaatttttcaaatttttcgaaTCCAAATCGAATACTGAACACCCTTACGTGAGGCCAATAGTGTACAATTAGGTTCCGTATTGCTTAGTTTATCGGTTCGTCTCTTTCTTTTGCTCTCCTAATAATTGCATTTGTCTTTGTTAAAGTTTTATTAGATCATGTAAGCTTATGGAGGTGAAATGTTAGTAGAAATGAATTTAGACATATAACTGCTTTCTTACCGTTTGAAAAATTACGCAACTGCCATTGTTGCAGGTGGGAAAGCAGCTTCGTCGACTAACAAAACACCCGAGAAAGAAGATCCAGTCATTGGCGGCCGAGCTAGTCGAAATTTGGAAAAATATAATAGTCGAAGAAACATTAAAGAATAAGAAAAACGGTAGCTTGGATACGAAAGGATCTTTTAAATCCGAGCATGGAGCCGATACATCCGATAAGAAAGTCTCGAGAGTCAACTCCGTCAAGGTTGAAAAACACGccgcatcatcatcatcgtcagaCAAAAACGTTGACGTTGTCAAGGTTGAAAAACATGCCATGTCATCATCATCTTCAGACAAAAACGTTAACGTTGTCAAAGTCGAAAAGCGAGAAGATATCAAAGTCGAGCGGACAAATAAACCGACAGTAAACAATGTGGGCCCGCCAAAGTTGACTTCGCTTGTTTATTGTAAGGATCCGGTAAGAGACAAAGTTCGTGAACTTCTTTCGGAGGCGTTATGCAAAGTTCCGGGAGAGGTCGAGGATGAATTACGGGACGAAGTGGATGCATCGGACCCGTACCGCGTAGCCGTTTCGGTGGAGTCCGCTATGTTTGAGAAATGGGGGAGATCCAACGGTGCACAGAAGTTCAAATACCGATCGATAATGTTCAATATTAAGGATCCGAAAAACCCGGATTTCCGACGGAAGGTGTTGCTCGGGCATGTGAAGCCGGAACGGATTCTGGAGTTGACGCCCGAAGAGATGGCGAGCACCGAACGGCAGATGGAGAATGTGAAGATTAAGGAGAAAGCGTTGTTTGATTGCGAACGTGGTGGCCCACCGAAGGCAACGACCGATCAGTTTAAGTGTGGTCGATGTGGGAAACGGAAGTGCACTTATTATCAGTTGCAGACTCGGAGTGCGGATGAACCTATGACCACGTTTGTAACGTGCGTAAACTGTGATAATCATTGGAAATTCTGTTAAATTCAAGTGAAATAAACTTTCCAACTGttataatttttttcattttttcggAGACATTTGTTTGAAGCATTTAGTTATATGCTTCTTAGACTTTGATTCTATTTATGCTGTTAGTTTTTGAACAATCGTTCGCATACGAGATTCTTTTCCTACATTCGGAATTAGATGCAACACCATCGTAAAAGTAGTGGAATCAGGCATGAAACCTCGGTTAATCATTTCTTCGAGAAAATCCTCCGCCTCTTGACACTTGGATTTCTTCAACAACTCTTGAACGATAACATTGTACATAACACTATCAGGCAAACAACCATTATCTTCCATCTTTCTAAGCAAATCGTTCGCTTTACCAAACAAGCCTCCTTGGCAATACACACTTATCATCACTGTATATGTCCTAACATTCGGTTTCAATCCTTTTAAACAGAGTTCGTCAAACAGATCCATAGCCACGTTAGGCTTCCCACATTTGCTACAACTGTCGATCAATATGGTATACAAATCTACATCTTCCGTCAATTCTTTGCTTACCAGCGACCGGAAGAGAACCAGTGCGTCAGAACACTGGGAGTTTTTGCACATTCCATGGAACAAGATACGATAGGTGCATATATCAGGAGCCAGACCCTTTGCTTGCATCTTGTTAAAGAGTTCTCTAGCCGCTGCAGGATTCCTTGATTGAAACATACCTTGTATCATGGTACTACAAGTAATAACGTTCGGGGTCAAACCCTTGTGTTGGATTTCTTGAAAGAGATGC from Helianthus annuus cultivar XRQ/B chromosome 7, HanXRQr2.0-SUNRISE, whole genome shotgun sequence includes the following:
- the LOC110869135 gene encoding transcription elongation factor TFIIS, which translates into the protein METELKQLFEAAKKAADAAATDDGHPESSPEEDRCIDALKALKKFPVNYQVLVSTQVGKQLRRLTKHPRKKIQSLAAELVEIWKNIIVEETLKNKKNGSLDTKGSFKSEHGADTSDKKVSRVNSVKVEKHAASSSSSDKNVDVVKVEKHAMSSSSSDKNVNVVKVEKREDIKVERTNKPTVNNVGPPKLTSLVYCKDPVRDKVRELLSEALCKVPGEVEDELRDEVDASDPYRVAVSVESAMFEKWGRSNGAQKFKYRSIMFNIKDPKNPDFRRKVLLGHVKPERILELTPEEMASTERQMENVKIKEKALFDCERGGPPKATTDQFKCGRCGKRKCTYYQLQTRSADEPMTTFVTCVNCDNHWKFC